GCAGCGCCCACGGCATCGAGGTCATCGGCGAGGCCGGCGACGGGGAGGAGGCCGTGGCGCTGGCCGCCGCCCTCCGTCCCGACGTGGTGCTGATGGACCTCCAGCTCGGCTCCGGCATCGACGGCATCGAGGCCACCCGCCGCATCGCCGGCCTGGCCGCGCAAGGCGCCGGGCAGAACGCCGCGCACGACTCCGCGCACGACTTCGCGCACGGGGCCGAGCACGGCGCGGCGGGTCGGGGCGCCCCGCATGTGCTCGTCCTGACCACCTACGACACCGACGCCGACATCAACCGCGCCATCGAGGCAGGCGCCACCGGCTACCTCCTCAAGGCCGAACGGCCGGAGGAACTGTTCTCCGCGATCCGGGCCGCCGCCGCCGGCCGCAGCACGCTCTCCGCGCCCGTCGCGCACCGCGTGCTGGCCCAGATGCGCAGCCCCCGGCCCGGCCTCACCGACCGGGAGCTCGACATCCTCGGCCAGCTCGCCCGCGGGCTGAGCAACCGCGAGATCGCCCGTGCCCTGTTCATCAGCGAGGCCACGGTCAAGACCCACCTCGGCCGGATCTACGACAAGCTCGGTGTGGACACCCGCGCCGGCGCCGTCTCCGTTGCCAAGGAGCAGCGGCTGCTGCCCTGACGACCCCGACGGGGCCGTCACCGGGCACGGGGGCGAGGCGTGGGGAGCGTGCTCCGGACCGCGTAGCCGCGGACCTCGGTGTCCTGTCCCACGGGGGGGGCGACGCACGGATCAGCCGCGCCCCGGCCGGCCCGGCCGACGGAGCCCGCACGGCGGGCCCGGTGCGGGCGAAGAGCGGCCGGACCGGCGTGACACCCTTGGTACGTGATCGACCTCGGCTACTCCCTCTCCCGCCGCTTCCCGGATCCGCCGCAGACGGACTACCGGACCGCGGAGGTGCGCACCCTGCGCCACGACCTCTTCTGCGGCGACGTCTACATCGCCGACACGAAGACGGACCGCGAGCTGTCCACCGCATGGGGCTGGGTGCCGGTCCTCGACTTCGCCTGGGCGCTGTGCGACATCGTGGAGCGGCTCGACACCGATCCCCGCGGCAGCCGCTCCTCCCGCCCGATCCACGCCGAGCTGGACTTCACCGAATCCGCCGACCGGATGCTGTTCGAGCGTCGCTTCGGGTGGGTGGACATCGACGCCGACTGGATGCCGGCCGACGAGGCACCGCTCACCTTCAACCACTCCGCGCTGCGCCGCGAGGCCCGCGACTTCCTGCACGACCTGATCGCCGACCTGACCGACATGCACGAAGGTCTCGGCGACAACCCCGCCGTCTGGGACCTCCAGGCACGCTTCCCCCGCGTCTGACCCGCTCTCCTCCCCACCCGAAGCCCCCGCGGCCCCCGCCGTCGCGGCTCATTCCACCCGGACGCCCGTCTGCGCCGCGAACGCCGGCGCCAGGTCCATCAGTTGGGTCGCGCTGATCACCGCACCCGACAGCCGGTCGATCCCCCGCGCGATGTCCACCGCGGCCGCGCCGCGCAGGTCCACGTCCTTCATCCGTACCTCGGAGAAGTCCACCCGTGCCAGCGTGCAGTCGTCGAAGGTCACCCGCTCCAGCGTCGCCCCCGCGAAGTCCGCCTCGACCAGCACACACCCTTCAAAGGCGACGTCCCGCAGCTTCGCCCCCCGCAGGTTCGGAAAGTCGATCTTCCCGCCGCGCACCACCACCCGCTCCAGCACCGCGCCGTGCAGCTGCGCCCCGCCGAGCCGG
The sequence above is a segment of the Streptomyces lydicus genome. Coding sequences within it:
- a CDS encoding response regulator, whose translation is MTPPAGDRDPAHTPVRVLLCDDHAVVRAGLLALLSSAHGIEVIGEAGDGEEAVALAAALRPDVVLMDLQLGSGIDGIEATRRIAGLAAQGAGQNAAHDSAHDFAHGAEHGAAGRGAPHVLVLTTYDTDADINRAIEAGATGYLLKAERPEELFSAIRAAAAGRSTLSAPVAHRVLAQMRSPRPGLTDRELDILGQLARGLSNREIARALFISEATVKTHLGRIYDKLGVDTRAGAVSVAKEQRLLP
- a CDS encoding pentapeptide repeat-containing protein → MRAVRRPEVRLPELVAYDGGELEPEGDYDGLEFTDADWGRQSARGARFMDCAVRRCGLDETVLSRARFIDSVLSGVRGIGTDLSGASLRDVEVADARLGGAQLHGAVLERVVVRGGKIDFPNLRGAKLRDVAFEGCVLVEADFAGATLERVTFDDCTLARVDFSEVRMKDVDLRGAAAVDIARGIDRLSGAVISATQLMDLAPAFAAQTGVRVE